Proteins from a genomic interval of Desulfurobacteriaceae bacterium:
- the gyrB gene encoding DNA topoisomerase (ATP-hydrolyzing) subunit B — protein sequence MANSEKYDASAIKVLEGLEAVRKRPGMYIGDTGVYGLHHLVFEVVDNSVDEALAGYCTEIKVVIHEDNSITIEDNGRGIPVDIHPEYGKPAAEIVLTVLHAGGKFEKKAYKYSGGLHGVGVSIVNALSEWLRLEIHRDGKVYRQLYERGNPVSEFQCVGETTKRGTIITFKPDPEIFETTEFSWDTLANRLRELAFLNKGLKITLVDERVEPVREEVFYFEGGIIEFVKKINENKDPIFDEPIYITGEKDDILVEVALQYNSTYTEQLFSFVNNINTREGGTHVSGFRTALTRAIVKFIEENNLIPKNAKISITGDDVREGLTAVVSVKVPNPQFEGQTKAKLGNSEVRPIVASIVYEKLYAFLLERPDIGKKIAEKVITAARAREAAKRARELTRRKTALEEFSLPGKLADCSERDPAKTELFLVEGDSAGGSAKQGRDRRFQAILPLKGKIINVEKARIEKVLSNDEIKTIITALGTGVGKNFDINKLRYHKIIIMTDADVDGAHIRTLLLTFFFRQFPEIVERGHLFIAQPPLYRVKKGKKEMYIKSEKELEKVVLDFALDSVSLLSGEQKELAKEKALEVAHNISNLESIVSILARKRDRDIINILLRTKASYKDLYEKEKVENLVKAIKEKLPSSLKGTEFEILEDKEHHIFKILCKIPFDKYLVKIVEIDEDLLMSDLYKQAKGLKERIQEVLGKPPYKAKTKKGEVKEFETLELLYNYLLQVGKEGIYIQRYKGLGEMNPDQLWETTMNPENRTLLRVSVEDAVKADEIFTILMGDKVEPRKEFIQKFAKEVRNLDI from the coding sequence ATGGCAAATAGCGAGAAGTACGATGCATCAGCTATAAAAGTTCTTGAGGGGCTTGAAGCTGTTAGGAAAAGACCGGGAATGTACATTGGCGATACAGGAGTTTACGGTCTTCATCACCTTGTTTTTGAAGTTGTTGACAATAGTGTAGATGAAGCTTTAGCAGGTTATTGCACAGAAATTAAGGTTGTAATCCATGAAGATAATTCGATAACTATTGAGGACAATGGAAGAGGAATTCCCGTTGATATACACCCTGAATATGGTAAACCTGCAGCAGAAATAGTTTTAACGGTTCTGCACGCTGGTGGTAAGTTTGAGAAAAAGGCTTACAAGTATTCTGGTGGTCTTCACGGTGTTGGAGTTTCTATAGTTAATGCCCTTTCTGAATGGTTAAGGCTTGAAATCCACAGAGATGGAAAAGTTTACAGGCAGCTTTACGAAAGAGGAAATCCTGTAAGCGAGTTTCAGTGTGTTGGGGAAACGACGAAAAGGGGAACAATAATTACTTTTAAGCCAGATCCAGAAATTTTTGAAACGACAGAGTTTAGCTGGGATACGTTAGCCAACAGATTAAGGGAACTTGCCTTTTTAAACAAGGGACTCAAAATTACTCTAGTAGATGAAAGAGTTGAACCTGTAAGAGAAGAAGTTTTCTACTTTGAAGGTGGAATTATTGAGTTTGTAAAGAAGATAAACGAGAATAAAGATCCAATCTTTGACGAACCTATTTACATAACTGGAGAAAAAGATGACATTTTGGTGGAAGTAGCACTCCAATATAACTCTACATACACAGAACAGCTTTTTAGTTTTGTTAACAACATCAACACTAGAGAAGGCGGTACTCATGTATCCGGTTTTAGAACTGCACTTACAAGGGCTATTGTTAAGTTTATAGAAGAGAACAACCTTATTCCTAAAAATGCAAAAATTTCAATTACTGGCGATGACGTAAGGGAAGGGCTTACTGCTGTAGTTTCTGTAAAAGTTCCAAATCCTCAGTTTGAAGGACAGACAAAGGCAAAACTTGGCAACTCCGAAGTAAGACCAATAGTTGCGTCCATTGTTTACGAAAAACTTTACGCTTTTCTCTTAGAACGTCCAGACATTGGAAAGAAAATTGCCGAAAAGGTGATTACTGCTGCAAGGGCAAGAGAAGCCGCCAAACGTGCAAGAGAACTTACAAGACGGAAAACAGCTCTTGAGGAGTTCTCCCTTCCCGGAAAACTTGCAGACTGCTCCGAAAGAGACCCTGCTAAGACCGAACTTTTCTTGGTAGAGGGAGATTCTGCCGGAGGTAGTGCAAAGCAAGGGAGAGACAGGCGTTTCCAAGCAATACTTCCTCTTAAAGGAAAAATAATAAACGTTGAAAAGGCAAGGATAGAGAAAGTTCTTTCAAATGATGAAATAAAGACAATTATCACTGCTCTTGGAACAGGAGTAGGGAAAAATTTTGATATAAACAAGCTTCGCTATCACAAGATAATCATAATGACAGACGCGGACGTTGACGGTGCCCACATTAGAACGCTTCTTTTAACTTTCTTCTTTAGACAATTTCCTGAAATTGTTGAAAGAGGACATCTTTTTATCGCCCAACCTCCTCTTTATAGAGTTAAGAAAGGTAAAAAGGAAATGTACATAAAGAGTGAGAAAGAACTTGAAAAGGTAGTTCTTGACTTTGCCCTTGATAGTGTTTCTCTTCTTTCAGGAGAACAAAAAGAACTTGCGAAAGAAAAAGCTCTTGAGGTTGCTCACAATATTTCTAACCTTGAGAGTATTGTTTCAATCCTTGCAAGAAAAAGGGATAGAGACATCATTAACATCTTATTGAGAACAAAAGCTTCTTATAAAGATCTTTATGAGAAGGAAAAAGTAGAAAACTTGGTAAAAGCTATAAAGGAAAAACTACCAAGTTCACTAAAGGGAACAGAGTTTGAAATCTTAGAGGATAAAGAACATCATATTTTCAAAATTCTTTGTAAGATACCTTTTGACAAGTATCTTGTAAAAATAGTTGAGATAGATGAGGATCTCTTAATGTCAGATCTTTACAAACAGGCAAAAGGACTAAAAGAGAGAATACAAGAAGTTCTTGGAAAACCTCCTTACAAGGCAAAAACTAAGAAGGGAGAAGTTAAAGAATTTGAAACCTTAGAACTTCTTTATAACTATCTCTTGCAAGTTGGAAAGGAAGGAATTTACATTCAAAGATATAAAGGACTCGGTGAAATGAACCCAGATCAACTTTGGGAAACTACGATGAATCCAGAAAATAGGACTCTTTTGAGAGTTTCTGTAGAAGATGCGGTTAAAGCAGATGAAATATTTACAATTTTAATGGGAGATAAGGTAGAACCGAGAAAAGAGTTTATCCAAAAGTTTGCAAAAGAAGTTAGAAACTTGGATATTTAG
- a CDS encoding gamma-glutamylcyclotransferase family protein: MYFELLFVYGTLMSGFSAHTFLFDSEFVAHGILYGAKLLHLEEGYPGVIEGEGRVFGEVYRVDPLTLKAIDLFEEFYENFPENSLYIRVKKPVMLIQFNDFVDAWVYLLNKDLLDRLSFTEVPFGNWKEFIKKLMKL, from the coding sequence ATGTACTTTGAACTTCTCTTTGTTTACGGGACTTTAATGTCGGGCTTTTCTGCCCATACTTTCCTTTTTGATTCGGAATTTGTTGCTCACGGAATTCTCTACGGGGCGAAACTTCTACACTTAGAAGAAGGGTATCCGGGAGTGATTGAGGGAGAGGGAAGAGTTTTTGGAGAAGTTTATAGAGTAGATCCTTTAACCTTAAAAGCCATAGACCTTTTTGAAGAGTTTTATGAAAACTTTCCTGAAAATAGTCTTTATATAAGAGTTAAGAAACCTGTGATGCTTATACAGTTTAACGACTTTGTTGATGCATGGGTTTACCTTCTAAATAAAGACCTTCTTGACAGACTTTCTTTCACAGAAGTTCCATTTGGAAACTGGAAGGAGTTTATAAAGAAGTTGATGAAGTTGTAA
- a CDS encoding helix-hairpin-helix domain-containing protein, giving the protein FEKAATLRDQFFAIKNLYEKGFLFFEEYKDCDVFYLEEKWGIFFGLKITVRNGIVFGKEKFQFDPIEPWEDNLLKELTTFEKELTEDVVGTIWIKASFENEEPPKEIFANFNYLADNLTVKPIPKEILEFIEKNRTFERINLNLKALIEEYEKVFMDDFPQRVEVFDISTLQGEGTVGSCIVWERGSFLKNEYRRYRVKSVSGINDYASMEEVLTRRFKKIKKGEVKPPNLVLVDGGLGQLNIAKKVRDSFSLTFRVFSIAKKEEIVYTDEGEVIETKKYPHLFRFFTFLRDEAHRFALSFNRKVRSQKMLKSIFDDIKGLGPKRKEILEKFYKDLRELALATPDELAKLGIPKKVAVEVIERIRKLF; this is encoded by the coding sequence AGTTTGAAAAAGCCGCCACTTTACGGGATCAGTTTTTTGCAATAAAAAACCTTTACGAAAAGGGATTTTTGTTTTTTGAAGAATATAAAGATTGTGATGTTTTCTACTTGGAAGAAAAATGGGGGATCTTTTTCGGGTTAAAAATCACAGTTAGAAACGGAATAGTCTTTGGTAAAGAGAAATTTCAGTTTGATCCTATAGAACCTTGGGAAGACAACCTTTTAAAGGAACTTACTACTTTTGAAAAAGAGTTAACAGAAGACGTTGTGGGAACAATATGGATTAAAGCAAGTTTTGAAAATGAAGAGCCACCAAAAGAAATTTTTGCAAACTTTAACTACCTTGCTGATAACTTAACCGTTAAGCCTATTCCAAAGGAAATTTTAGAGTTTATTGAAAAAAATAGAACTTTTGAAAGAATAAACCTAAACCTTAAAGCACTTATTGAAGAATACGAGAAAGTTTTTATGGATGACTTTCCTCAAAGGGTTGAAGTCTTTGACATCTCCACACTACAAGGGGAAGGAACTGTTGGTTCTTGTATTGTCTGGGAGAGGGGAAGTTTTCTAAAAAATGAGTATAGACGCTACAGGGTGAAAAGTGTAAGTGGAATTAACGACTACGCTTCAATGGAAGAGGTTTTAACAAGGCGTTTCAAAAAGATAAAGAAAGGAGAGGTTAAACCTCCTAACCTTGTCCTTGTAGACGGAGGCTTAGGACAGCTAAACATAGCTAAGAAAGTTAGAGATTCTTTTTCCCTCACATTTCGCGTTTTCTCCATAGCTAAAAAAGAGGAGATAGTTTACACGGACGAAGGAGAGGTTATAGAAACTAAAAAGTATCCTCATCTATTTAGGTTTTTTACCTTTTTAAGAGACGAAGCCCATAGATTTGCACTCTCCTTTAACAGAAAAGTTAGAAGCCAAAAGATGTTAAAAAGCATTTTTGACGACATCAAGGGACTTGGGCCAAAAAGGAAAGAAATTCTTGAAAAGTTCTACAAAGATCTAAGAGAACTTGCTTTAGCTACACCAGATGAACTTGCTAAACTTGGAATACCAAAGAAAGTGGCAGTTGAAGTTATAGAAAGGATTAGAAAGCTTTTTTAG
- a CDS encoding GIY-YIG nuclease family protein has protein sequence MKDKLQFVPDAPGVYFFKDRNGKVIYVGKAKSLKNRLSSHILCTDPNQKSYKIVKEAVSFDYIIVKNEREALALEAELIKKHLPKFNVLLKDDKSYPYLLITEEDFPTVKVVRKRDIGNGKKFGPFIPPKNAKALKDLIHKVFKIRKCEKLKKRPKPCLQYHIDQCTAPCCGFISKRDYKRQVEGVLSFLQGNVKNYINKLYEL, from the coding sequence ATGAAGGATAAGCTTCAATTTGTCCCGGATGCTCCGGGAGTTTATTTTTTTAAAGATAGAAACGGAAAAGTAATCTACGTTGGAAAAGCAAAGTCTTTAAAAAATAGACTTTCTTCCCATATTCTTTGCACAGACCCAAACCAAAAAAGCTATAAGATCGTAAAGGAAGCTGTTTCTTTTGATTACATAATTGTTAAGAACGAAAGAGAAGCTTTAGCCTTAGAAGCTGAACTTATCAAAAAACACCTTCCAAAGTTCAACGTCCTATTAAAAGATGACAAAAGTTACCCTTATCTTCTAATAACAGAGGAAGATTTCCCCACCGTTAAGGTTGTTAGAAAAAGAGACATTGGAAATGGGAAAAAGTTTGGACCTTTTATTCCACCGAAAAACGCTAAAGCTTTAAAGGACTTAATACACAAAGTTTTCAAAATTAGAAAGTGTGAAAAATTAAAAAAACGCCCTAAACCTTGTCTTCAATACCACATAGACCAATGCACTGCTCCCTGCTGTGGATTCATCTCAAAAAGGGATTACAAAAGACAGGTTGAAGGGGTTCTGTCCTTCTTACAAGGAAACGTGAAAAACTATATAAACAAACTCTATGAACTT
- a CDS encoding 6-carboxytetrahydropterin synthase, translated as MFEISKVIEFSAAHSVYSQKLNPKWTKNTYPKCRRLPGHGHNYKLIIYLKSEKLDEAQMVTDFGHLGWLKEFVDTCFDHKTIFGMDDPSLLFFLEKLGLIKDGKLSLPNINGEIPSLKAIAVNKDYKLQTFEFKEIEVSSLKEFHYLTFDNFKVNSTSKDADFYQRFLDGIALFNGSPTSENFARFFYYFVSKNVEPLGIECSKVSIFETEKSCATYEG; from the coding sequence ATGTTTGAGATTTCAAAGGTAATAGAATTTTCCGCTGCCCATTCGGTTTATTCTCAAAAACTAAACCCAAAGTGGACAAAAAACACTTACCCAAAGTGTAGAAGACTTCCCGGACACGGTCATAACTATAAACTAATCATTTACCTAAAATCGGAAAAATTGGACGAAGCCCAGATGGTCACAGACTTTGGCCACCTTGGATGGTTAAAGGAGTTCGTAGATACCTGTTTTGACCACAAAACAATTTTTGGAATGGATGACCCAAGCCTTCTTTTCTTTTTAGAAAAACTTGGACTAATAAAAGATGGTAAACTTTCTTTACCAAATATAAATGGAGAAATCCCTTCTTTAAAGGCCATAGCTGTTAATAAAGATTACAAGCTTCAAACTTTTGAGTTTAAAGAAATTGAGGTTTCTTCTTTAAAAGAATTTCATTACTTAACTTTTGATAACTTTAAAGTAAATTCAACCTCAAAAGACGCTGATTTTTACCAAAGATTTCTTGACGGAATTGCCCTTTTTAACGGTTCTCCAACTTCTGAAAACTTTGCAAGGTTCTTTTACTACTTTGTGAGTAAAAACGTAGAACCTCTAGGAATAGAATGTTCTAAGGTTTCCATCTTTGAAACCGAAAAGTCCTGTGCCACCTATGAAGGATAA
- the rsmD gene encoding 16S rRNA (guanine(966)-N(2))-methyltransferase RsmD — MKIIGGKYKGRIIKSLPKSEDTKLLRPTTGRVKESVFSILNNYLEGVKFLDLFAGTGNVGIEAISRGAGKVVFVENDKRFCKLIRENLKKLGVEKEKYEIICDDYVNAIKKLSKRGEKFDFIYADPPYEKGYYTRIVNMVRNFDLLDEDGLVILEEPKNEPFLPDDEKWIVERRGYGTTLVTFINFHPDKE; from the coding sequence ATGAAAATAATAGGTGGAAAGTACAAAGGAAGGATAATAAAGTCTCTACCAAAGAGTGAAGATACCAAGCTTTTAAGACCAACAACCGGTAGAGTAAAGGAGTCTGTATTTTCTATACTTAACAACTATCTAGAAGGAGTAAAGTTTTTAGACCTTTTTGCTGGAACTGGAAACGTTGGAATTGAAGCTATTAGCAGAGGAGCTGGGAAAGTAGTTTTTGTAGAAAACGATAAACGCTTTTGTAAACTAATAAGAGAAAATCTTAAAAAGCTTGGTGTGGAAAAAGAGAAGTACGAAATAATTTGCGATGACTACGTTAACGCAATAAAAAAACTTTCAAAAAGAGGAGAGAAGTTTGACTTTATCTACGCAGACCCACCGTATGAAAAAGGATACTACACAAGGATTGTAAATATGGTTCGAAACTTTGACCTTCTTGATGAAGATGGTTTAGTAATCTTAGAAGAACCAAAGAATGAACCTTTCCTTCCAGACGATGAAAAATGGATAGTTGAAAGAAGAGGCTATGGAACAACCCTCGTTACTTTTATAAACTTTCATCCAGATAAGGAGTAA
- the lolA gene encoding outer membrane lipoprotein chaperone LolA produces the protein MVFRLFKFFFLFLIFTTPSYGDNLDCFLENLKFVKTLKIVFSQKTKLPISDDEVESYRGVIYYKRPSKFLWKYTKGSDIFVISDGKFLEVVFPEDRECQLTEVNESSEFFPLFKILDAPSKFYQFFKVSDLGSGEFVLEPRYEKSTFERIYLVVDKSCNLKLFKTVQIDGTESKYVIKSFEENVKLEDNLFKLIPCGN, from the coding sequence ATGGTTTTTAGACTTTTTAAGTTTTTCTTTCTCTTTTTAATTTTTACAACCCCTAGCTATGGAGATAACTTAGACTGTTTTTTAGAGAATCTTAAGTTCGTCAAAACTTTAAAAATAGTTTTCTCACAAAAGACAAAACTGCCGATTTCAGATGACGAAGTGGAAAGTTATAGAGGAGTAATTTACTACAAAAGGCCTTCAAAGTTTTTATGGAAGTACACAAAGGGAAGCGATATTTTTGTTATATCTGATGGAAAGTTTTTAGAGGTTGTCTTTCCAGAGGATAGAGAGTGTCAGTTAACAGAAGTTAACGAAAGTAGTGAGTTCTTCCCGCTCTTTAAAATCTTGGACGCTCCTTCAAAGTTTTACCAATTTTTTAAAGTTTCGGATCTGGGAAGCGGAGAGTTTGTCCTAGAACCAAGATATGAAAAATCCACTTTTGAAAGGATATACCTTGTAGTAGATAAATCCTGTAATCTCAAACTCTTTAAAACTGTTCAAATAGATGGAACAGAAAGTAAGTATGTAATTAAGTCTTTTGAAGAAAATGTTAAGCTGGAAGACAATCTTTTTAAGTTAATTCCATGTGGAAATTAA
- a CDS encoding molybdopterin-dependent oxidoreductase, which produces MLKRTVCTYCGVGCEIAFENGKPRPLKEGVVSKGKLCIKGNFGHEFIESPKRLKGAYVRKSFLKEFGFDPNNFETFDENFVKVPYSLAYDLVAKKFLDIKEKFGGNSFAAIGGARTNCESVFAFQKFAREVMGSLNIDNCARICHAPSLRGLVETVGEGAASIPFDEIYNAELIVVIGSNTTEAHPIVSHRIIEKVRKGGKLAVIDVREIGLFKFAKHKLLIPFESNLLVLNAIARVILEEELYNKEFIEKRTKGFEEYKKAILNDDLSDPKIFRKLKGYENLEEKIRNLAKEIATSKTVFLWGLGVTEHIDGSKNVMAIANLALLTGNVGKEGTGLMPLRGQNNVQGACDIGMLPYYLPDYQKTEGRGLMTPEVIDAILDGKIKALFVMGEDLAHVHPNVNKIRRALSKLDFLVVNELFPCEITKFADVVFGVKSCYEKMGVYVNAERRLHLSEPIFEVDLPDDWGVISEIAKRMGVDFGYKTSEDVWNEVRKAAPKRFSGASYEVLRKNFLNSPQWPVVDGKGTRILHTDEFSTEDGKGRFKFNRYAVRGMVKELLESGDFKDFYLTTGRILVHYNNAVQTGNCPTLEKFKTFKEDVVYASEEDRERLKNAKRVKLVSPFGETKDLPIEFNKHIKRGTLFVSFHRAKSMVNALFGDEGDQFVKTAKFKSVKVKVEVVE; this is translated from the coding sequence GTGCTGAAAAGGACAGTTTGCACTTACTGTGGTGTGGGGTGTGAAATTGCTTTTGAGAATGGAAAACCCCGTCCTCTAAAAGAAGGAGTTGTAAGTAAAGGAAAGCTATGTATAAAGGGAAACTTTGGACATGAGTTTATAGAAAGTCCAAAAAGATTAAAAGGAGCATACGTTAGAAAGTCCTTTTTAAAAGAGTTTGGCTTTGATCCCAATAATTTTGAAACTTTTGATGAAAACTTTGTTAAAGTTCCTTATTCTTTAGCTTATGATCTTGTGGCAAAGAAATTCCTTGATATAAAGGAAAAATTTGGAGGAAACTCCTTTGCAGCAATAGGTGGAGCAAGAACGAATTGTGAGAGTGTTTTCGCCTTTCAAAAGTTTGCAAGGGAAGTTATGGGTTCTCTTAACATTGATAACTGTGCAAGAATTTGCCATGCTCCAAGCTTAAGAGGACTTGTTGAGACTGTTGGAGAAGGAGCAGCATCTATACCTTTTGATGAAATTTACAATGCAGAACTTATCGTTGTAATAGGTTCGAACACGACAGAAGCTCATCCTATTGTTAGCCATAGAATAATAGAGAAAGTAAGGAAAGGTGGAAAACTTGCCGTTATTGATGTTAGAGAAATTGGTCTTTTTAAGTTTGCAAAGCATAAGCTTTTAATACCTTTTGAATCAAACCTTTTGGTTTTAAATGCAATAGCAAGAGTAATCTTAGAGGAGGAACTTTACAATAAGGAATTTATAGAAAAGAGGACAAAAGGCTTTGAAGAATATAAAAAAGCCATCCTGAACGATGATCTTTCAGATCCAAAGATTTTTAGAAAGTTAAAAGGTTATGAAAACTTAGAGGAAAAAATTAGAAATCTTGCTAAAGAAATTGCTACTTCAAAAACTGTGTTCCTTTGGGGACTTGGAGTTACTGAGCATATTGATGGTTCAAAAAATGTTATGGCAATAGCAAATTTAGCTTTACTTACGGGAAATGTTGGAAAAGAGGGAACAGGACTTATGCCCCTAAGAGGGCAGAACAACGTCCAAGGCGCCTGTGATATAGGAATGCTTCCTTACTACCTTCCGGATTATCAAAAGACAGAAGGAAGAGGATTGATGACTCCGGAAGTTATTGATGCTATTTTGGATGGAAAGATAAAAGCTTTATTTGTTATGGGGGAAGACCTTGCTCACGTTCACCCAAACGTAAACAAGATAAGGAGAGCTCTTTCAAAACTTGACTTTTTGGTAGTTAATGAGCTTTTCCCTTGTGAAATAACAAAATTTGCAGATGTTGTTTTTGGAGTTAAAAGCTGTTATGAAAAAATGGGAGTTTACGTAAACGCGGAAAGGCGCCTTCACCTCTCAGAGCCGATCTTTGAAGTAGATCTTCCAGATGATTGGGGAGTTATCTCAGAAATAGCAAAAAGAATGGGAGTAGACTTTGGTTATAAAACTTCTGAAGACGTATGGAACGAAGTAAGAAAGGCAGCTCCAAAAAGATTTTCTGGGGCAAGCTATGAAGTTTTAAGAAAGAATTTCCTTAATTCTCCTCAGTGGCCGGTAGTAGATGGAAAGGGAACAAGAATTCTCCATACCGATGAGTTTTCAACAGAGGATGGAAAAGGAAGGTTTAAGTTTAACCGCTACGCGGTGCGTGGAATGGTAAAAGAACTTCTTGAAAGTGGTGATTTTAAAGACTTTTACCTAACTACTGGAAGAATTTTAGTTCACTATAACAACGCTGTTCAAACTGGAAACTGTCCAACTTTAGAAAAGTTTAAAACCTTTAAAGAAGATGTTGTTTACGCAAGCGAGGAAGATAGAGAAAGATTGAAGAACGCTAAAAGGGTTAAACTTGTATCACCTTTTGGAGAAACTAAAGACTTACCTATAGAGTTTAATAAGCACATAAAGAGAGGAACTCTTTTTGTTTCTTTCCATAGGGCAAAGAGTATGGTTAACGCTTTGTTTGGTGATGAAGGAGACCAATTTGTAAAAACTGCAAAGTTCAAGTCTGTAAAAGTAAAAGTGGAAGTTGTGGAATGA
- the rsmA gene encoding 16S rRNA (adenine(1518)-N(6)/adenine(1519)-N(6))-dimethyltransferase RsmA, whose translation MRLKKSLGQHFLRDKNIIKKIVDAGDLKHIDKVVEIGAGGGALTEEIISRNPRELVVVEIDNDWVKHLEDKFGEKIRIINTDATKFDFSSLDEKFKYFGNLPYNVSTKILRNLLDHRKTMVKGIFMVQKEVAQRLCAKSGKEYGYLPALLSLFFDIKKLFDVPPRAFVPPPKVMSTVFEMVPKNFDKEEDKLLEFEKFLKKVFSHRRKKLKSNLKLKNYSQEFSKYLEKRAEELTPQELLELFEKLWYKNN comes from the coding sequence ATGAGACTAAAAAAATCCTTAGGACAACATTTTTTAAGGGATAAGAACATCATAAAAAAAATTGTTGACGCTGGAGATTTGAAGCATATTGATAAAGTTGTTGAAATAGGAGCCGGAGGGGGAGCTTTAACGGAAGAAATTATCAGTAGGAATCCAAGAGAACTTGTAGTAGTTGAAATTGATAATGATTGGGTTAAGCATTTAGAAGATAAATTTGGTGAAAAAATAAGAATTATTAATACTGATGCAACTAAGTTTGATTTTTCTTCTTTGGATGAAAAGTTTAAATATTTTGGGAACCTTCCATACAACGTTTCAACGAAGATTCTTAGAAACCTTTTAGACCATAGAAAGACAATGGTTAAAGGTATTTTTATGGTTCAAAAAGAGGTAGCACAAAGGCTCTGTGCTAAAAGCGGTAAAGAGTATGGCTACCTTCCTGCCCTTTTGTCTTTATTTTTTGACATTAAAAAACTCTTTGACGTTCCACCAAGAGCTTTTGTTCCTCCTCCAAAAGTTATGTCAACCGTTTTTGAAATGGTTCCAAAAAATTTTGATAAGGAAGAGGATAAGCTTTTAGAGTTTGAGAAGTTTTTAAAAAAAGTTTTTTCTCACCGTAGGAAGAAGCTAAAAAGCAACCTTAAACTGAAAAACTATTCGCAAGAATTTTCAAAGTACTTAGAAAAAAGAGCCGAGGAATTAACACCACAAGAACTTTTGGAACTTTTTGAAAAGTTGTGGTATAAAAACAATTAA